A window of Lysobacter terrestris contains these coding sequences:
- a CDS encoding TonB-dependent receptor plug domain-containing protein: protein MPVIHRNRLALAVIATLAAGTAVPVFAQESPQPAPQAEAAAPAAEKGATTLETVSVLGSRTKPRTEATSAVPIDIIGGEEFHNQPAVDVLDKMRTLIPSFNVSTIPIDDAASLVRPANLRGLPPDNTLILVNGKRRHRAAVITFLGHGLSDGSQGPDISVFPSMALEQVEVLRDGAAAQYGSDAIAGVINFGLKRIDHGGTVEAFAGEYYEGDGFTQQYGAQVGLPLTANGFATLTAEWRSADPTSRSVQRDDAAANTAAGYPGVADPAQVWGSPETHEDMKFVANFGISGESVDFYGFGNYAKRDVEGGFYYRDPTSRGGVYSNDGGDTLLIGDLNTANAVTCPTIALRDGSGNLLPYAGVAAAVAALPAECFTWLSQLPGGFTPHFGGRMEDSSLVLGVKGVWGDGWHWDLSGGYGKNEISFYMLNTINSSMGPSQPAENEFAPGGNTQTETNFNFDVAHDFETGFTSGLLSVAMGAEWRKEEFEISAGDYSSYAIGPLTQQGFSIGSNGFPGFNPTTAGSHARDNWALYVDVEAPLTEQFRLAAAVRHEDYEDFGGTTNWKLTGRYDFTEAFAVRGAVSTGFRAPTPGQSNVSQVTTAFIDGELRDTATLPPTLLVGLFPGAEPLKPEESKNASLGLVWNSGNWLVTADAYRIEVTDRIARSTDFDVTQADRDELAARGHPELASLSRVGFFVNDFDTTTSGVDLVASYDTDHFGGKTTYSLAANWNKTEVDDFTPGIISAARVKKLEESLPRTKGYLSVNHQRDVFHANARVSYYGSFYEDHLDSDVVSAADGGLPIYGGSAVTVDAEIGWKFASGLYVDLGAQNLFDKVPDENPWGGVAGAKYPVHAPYGFNGGFYYGRIGYKF, encoded by the coding sequence ATGCCCGTCATCCACCGCAATCGTCTGGCGCTGGCCGTCATCGCCACGCTCGCCGCAGGCACCGCAGTGCCCGTATTCGCCCAGGAAAGCCCGCAACCCGCTCCTCAGGCCGAGGCCGCCGCGCCCGCTGCGGAGAAGGGGGCGACGACGCTGGAAACCGTGTCGGTGCTGGGCAGCCGCACCAAGCCGCGCACCGAGGCCACCTCGGCAGTGCCGATCGACATCATCGGCGGCGAGGAATTCCACAACCAGCCGGCGGTCGACGTGCTCGACAAGATGCGCACGCTGATTCCGTCGTTCAACGTCAGCACCATCCCGATCGACGACGCCGCCAGCCTGGTGCGCCCGGCCAACCTGCGCGGCCTGCCGCCGGACAACACCCTGATCCTGGTGAACGGCAAGCGCCGCCACCGCGCCGCGGTCATCACCTTCCTCGGCCACGGCCTGTCCGATGGCTCGCAGGGCCCGGACATCTCGGTATTCCCGTCGATGGCGCTGGAGCAGGTGGAAGTGCTGCGTGACGGCGCCGCCGCCCAGTACGGTTCCGACGCCATCGCCGGCGTGATCAACTTCGGTCTCAAGCGCATCGACCACGGCGGCACCGTGGAAGCCTTCGCCGGCGAGTACTACGAAGGCGACGGCTTCACCCAGCAGTACGGCGCCCAGGTCGGCCTGCCGCTGACCGCGAACGGCTTTGCCACCCTGACCGCCGAATGGCGCAGCGCCGACCCGACCTCGCGCAGCGTGCAGCGCGACGACGCCGCCGCCAACACCGCCGCCGGTTACCCGGGCGTGGCCGATCCGGCGCAGGTCTGGGGTTCGCCCGAGACGCACGAGGACATGAAGTTCGTCGCCAACTTCGGCATCTCCGGCGAGAGCGTCGACTTCTACGGCTTCGGCAACTACGCCAAGCGCGACGTCGAAGGCGGCTTCTACTACCGCGATCCGACCAGCCGCGGCGGCGTGTATTCGAACGACGGTGGCGACACCCTGCTGATCGGCGACCTCAACACCGCCAACGCCGTGACCTGCCCGACCATCGCGCTGCGCGACGGCAGCGGCAACCTGCTGCCGTACGCGGGCGTTGCCGCGGCGGTCGCCGCGCTGCCGGCGGAATGCTTCACCTGGCTGTCGCAGTTGCCGGGCGGCTTCACCCCGCACTTCGGCGGCCGCATGGAGGACAGCTCGCTGGTGCTCGGCGTCAAGGGCGTGTGGGGCGACGGCTGGCACTGGGACCTGAGCGGCGGCTACGGCAAGAACGAGATCTCGTTCTACATGCTCAACACCATCAACTCGTCGATGGGCCCGAGCCAGCCGGCCGAGAACGAATTCGCTCCCGGCGGCAACACGCAGACCGAAACCAACTTCAACTTCGATGTCGCCCATGACTTCGAAACCGGCTTCACCAGCGGCCTGCTGAGCGTGGCGATGGGTGCGGAGTGGCGCAAGGAAGAGTTCGAGATCAGCGCCGGCGACTACTCGTCGTACGCGATCGGCCCGCTGACCCAGCAGGGCTTCAGCATCGGCTCCAACGGCTTCCCGGGCTTCAACCCGACCACTGCCGGCTCGCACGCCCGCGACAACTGGGCGCTGTACGTCGACGTCGAGGCGCCGCTCACCGAGCAGTTCCGCCTGGCCGCGGCCGTCCGCCACGAGGACTACGAGGACTTCGGCGGCACCACCAACTGGAAGCTGACCGGTCGCTACGACTTCACCGAAGCCTTCGCCGTGCGCGGTGCGGTCAGCACCGGCTTCCGCGCGCCGACCCCGGGCCAGTCCAACGTCAGCCAGGTGACCACGGCATTCATCGACGGCGAACTGCGCGACACCGCGACCCTGCCGCCGACGCTGCTGGTGGGCCTGTTCCCCGGCGCCGAACCGCTGAAGCCGGAGGAATCCAAGAACGCCTCGCTGGGCCTGGTCTGGAACAGCGGCAACTGGCTGGTCACGGCCGACGCGTACCGCATCGAGGTGACGGACCGCATCGCCCGCAGCACCGACTTCGACGTCACCCAGGCCGACCGCGACGAGCTGGCTGCCCGTGGCCATCCCGAGCTGGCGTCGCTGAGCCGCGTGGGCTTCTTCGTCAACGACTTCGACACCACCACCAGCGGCGTCGACCTGGTCGCCAGCTACGACACCGACCACTTCGGCGGCAAGACCACCTACTCGCTGGCGGCCAACTGGAACAAGACCGAGGTCGATGACTTCACCCCGGGCATCATCTCCGCGGCGCGCGTCAAGAAGCTGGAAGAGTCGCTGCCGCGCACCAAGGGCTACCTCAGCGTCAACCACCAGCGCGACGTGTTCCACGCCAATGCGCGCGTGAGCTACTACGGCTCGTTCTACGAGGATCACCTCGACAGCGACGTGGTCTCGGCCGCGGACGGCGGCCTGCCGATCTACGGCGGCAGCGCGGTGACGGTGGACGCCGAGATCGGCTGGAAGTTCGCTTCGGGCCTGTACGTCGACCTCGGCGCGCAGAACCTGTTCGACAAGGTGCCCGACGAGAACCCGTGGGGTGGCGTCGCCGGTGCGAAGTACCCGGTGCACGCGCCGTACGGCTTCAACGGCGGCTTCTACTACGGCCGCATCGGCTACAAGTTCTGA
- a CDS encoding VanZ family protein encodes MNASPARALRGFKRPGLWLGLWGLAIATVVAASLMPPPAMAVPRNFDKVEHLLGYAALSAFAVQLFAQRSMQLRAAAGLVLLGIALEFAQALLTTTRMADPADALANALGVALGFALSYTGAARWLERFDRRLP; translated from the coding sequence GTGAACGCGTCGCCCGCACGGGCGCTGCGCGGATTCAAGCGGCCCGGGCTGTGGCTGGGCCTGTGGGGGCTGGCGATCGCCACGGTGGTCGCGGCCTCGCTGATGCCGCCGCCGGCGATGGCGGTGCCGCGCAACTTCGACAAGGTCGAGCACCTGCTGGGCTACGCCGCGCTGTCGGCCTTCGCGGTCCAACTGTTTGCGCAGCGCAGCATGCAACTGCGGGCCGCGGCCGGGCTGGTGCTGCTGGGCATCGCGCTCGAGTTCGCGCAGGCCTTGCTGACCACCACGCGCATGGCCGACCCGGCCGACGCGCTGGCCAACGCCCTGGGCGTGGCGCTGGGATTCGCCCTGTCGTACACGGGCGCCGCGCGGTGGCTGGAGCGGTTCGACCGGCGTTTGCCCTAG
- a CDS encoding class I SAM-dependent methyltransferase, with protein MTSSRLSTLPTPDADALAHSERLAALIRHEIAGNDGAIPFSRFMELALYAPGLGYYSAGAHKFGEAGDFVTAPEIGPIFAACVAESLAPVLQQIGAGALFFELGGGSGAFAEVALKRLLELDALPDRYLILEPSADLRERQRERLQQHLPPTLFELVEWLNGPLPDEWDGVLFANEVIDALPTPRFAIRDGEVYEEHVVVEGDRFARTLRPADAFLGNAVRHLERSLGHPFAEGYRSEVLPQLPYWIQAVSGGMRRGAMLFVDYGYPRGEYYQAERDDGTLRAYYRHRMHDDPLLWPGLQDLTASVDFTALAEAGVAAGFDFAGYCTQASFLLGNGLAGVLERIERMHDANEQQRRRAEVKKLTLPSEMGERFQAMGFAKDVEFGVAFMAGDLSFRL; from the coding sequence ATGACTTCGAGCCGCCTCTCCACCCTGCCCACGCCCGACGCCGACGCGCTCGCCCACAGCGAGCGCCTCGCCGCGCTGATCCGCCACGAGATCGCCGGCAACGACGGCGCGATCCCGTTCTCGCGTTTCATGGAGCTGGCGTTGTACGCGCCGGGCCTGGGCTACTACAGCGCCGGCGCGCACAAGTTCGGCGAAGCCGGCGATTTCGTCACCGCGCCCGAGATCGGTCCGATCTTCGCCGCCTGCGTCGCCGAAAGCCTGGCGCCGGTGCTGCAGCAGATCGGCGCGGGCGCGTTGTTCTTCGAACTCGGCGGCGGCAGCGGCGCGTTCGCCGAAGTCGCGCTCAAGCGCCTGCTCGAACTCGATGCGCTGCCCGACCGCTACCTCATCCTCGAACCCAGCGCCGACCTGCGCGAGCGCCAGCGCGAGCGCCTGCAGCAGCACCTGCCGCCGACCCTGTTCGAACTGGTGGAGTGGTTGAACGGCCCATTGCCGGACGAATGGGACGGCGTGCTGTTCGCCAACGAAGTCATCGACGCCTTGCCGACGCCGCGTTTCGCGATCCGCGACGGCGAGGTGTACGAGGAGCACGTGGTGGTCGAGGGCGATCGCTTCGCGCGCACGCTGCGTCCGGCCGATGCCTTCCTCGGCAACGCCGTGCGCCACCTCGAACGTTCGCTCGGCCACCCGTTCGCCGAGGGCTATCGCTCGGAAGTGCTGCCGCAGCTGCCGTACTGGATCCAGGCCGTGTCCGGCGGCATGCGCCGCGGCGCGATGCTGTTCGTCGACTATGGTTATCCGCGCGGCGAGTACTACCAGGCCGAGCGCGACGACGGCACGCTGCGCGCGTACTACCGCCACCGCATGCACGACGATCCCTTGCTGTGGCCGGGCCTGCAGGACCTCACCGCTTCGGTCGATTTCACCGCACTGGCCGAGGCCGGGGTGGCGGCGGGCTTCGACTTCGCCGGGTACTGCACCCAGGCCAGCTTCCTGCTCGGCAACGGCCTGGCCGGCGTGCTCGAACGCATCGAGCGCATGCACGACGCCAACGAGCAGCAGCGCCGCCGCGCCGAGGTGAAGAAGCTCACCCTGCCCAGCGAGATGGGCGAGCGCTTCCAGGCGATGGGCTTCGCCAAGGACGTGGAGTTCGGCGTCGCCTTCATGGCCGGCGACCTGAGCTTCCGCCTGTGA
- a CDS encoding pteridine reductase: MNSARPVALVTGSARRLGATIARTLHAAGYDLALHCRHSRGEMDALAALLEQARPGSTFVQQAELADFDRLPELVAHAIGRFGRLDALVNNASAFAPTPIGTTTPAQWDALFASNARAPFFLAQAAAPHLAATRGAIVNLADIYGERPLRQHTVYCMAKAALLMLTKSLALELGPQVRVNAVSPGAILWPDHAGQEQGGDTERQQQLLARTPLGRTGTPEEVAEAVRWLLQDAHYSTGQVLHLDGGRLLDA, translated from the coding sequence ATGAATTCCGCCCGCCCCGTCGCCCTGGTCACCGGCAGCGCGCGCCGCCTCGGCGCGACGATCGCGCGCACCCTGCACGCGGCCGGCTACGACCTCGCCCTGCACTGCCGGCATTCGCGCGGCGAGATGGACGCGCTGGCCGCGCTGCTGGAGCAGGCACGGCCGGGCAGCACCTTCGTGCAGCAGGCCGAACTGGCCGACTTCGATCGCCTGCCCGAGCTCGTCGCCCACGCCATCGGCCGCTTCGGCCGGCTCGATGCACTGGTGAACAACGCATCCGCGTTCGCACCGACGCCGATCGGCACCACCACGCCGGCGCAGTGGGACGCCCTGTTCGCCAGCAACGCGCGCGCGCCGTTCTTCCTCGCCCAGGCCGCGGCCCCGCACCTGGCCGCGACGCGCGGCGCGATCGTCAACCTCGCCGACATCTACGGCGAGCGCCCGCTGCGCCAGCACACCGTCTACTGCATGGCCAAGGCGGCGCTGCTGATGCTGACCAAGTCGCTGGCGCTGGAGTTGGGCCCGCAGGTGCGCGTCAACGCGGTGTCGCCGGGCGCGATCCTGTGGCCGGACCACGCTGGCCAGGAGCAGGGCGGCGATACCGAGCGGCAACAGCAGCTGCTCGCACGCACGCCGCTGGGCCGCACCGGCACGCCGGAGGAAGTCGCCGAAGCCGTGCGCTGGCTGCTGCAGGACGCCCACTACAGCACCGGCCAGGTGCTGCACCTGGATGGCGGGCGATTGCTGGATGCGTGA
- a CDS encoding DUF6159 family protein, which yields MFDRFSRSWELAKASAAVLRSDKELMLFPVISGLMTLVVLATFLLPVWALRVFSDGFNLFGAIVVFAFYFCQYAVILFCNCALVGAAMIRLDGGDPTLADGFNAAKARLPAILGYAAIAATVGLLLKRMKDDDNFLVRILGSGLGAAWTLATFLVVPVLVSQNVGPVDALKQSASLLKRTWGENAIGNVGIGMVFGFISLGIVLVGGLLAYLAAQVSLLLAIAVGVVFVIALLLLGVYQAALSGIYSAALYRYATQGEAPPAFRGMQLEHAFQPK from the coding sequence ATGTTCGACAGGTTTTCGCGCAGCTGGGAACTGGCCAAGGCGAGCGCCGCAGTGCTGCGCTCCGACAAGGAGCTGATGCTGTTCCCGGTCATCTCGGGGCTTATGACGCTGGTGGTGCTGGCGACGTTCCTGCTGCCGGTGTGGGCGCTGCGCGTGTTCAGCGACGGCTTCAACCTGTTCGGCGCGATCGTCGTGTTCGCGTTCTATTTCTGCCAGTACGCGGTGATCCTGTTCTGCAACTGCGCGCTGGTCGGTGCGGCGATGATCCGCCTCGACGGCGGCGATCCCACCCTCGCCGACGGCTTCAACGCGGCCAAGGCGCGCCTGCCGGCGATCCTCGGTTACGCCGCCATCGCAGCCACCGTGGGCCTGCTGCTCAAGCGCATGAAGGACGACGACAACTTCCTCGTGCGCATCCTCGGCAGCGGCCTGGGCGCGGCGTGGACACTGGCGACGTTCCTGGTCGTGCCGGTGCTGGTCAGCCAGAACGTCGGCCCGGTCGACGCGTTGAAGCAGAGTGCGAGCCTGCTCAAGCGCACCTGGGGCGAGAACGCGATCGGCAACGTCGGTATCGGCATGGTCTTCGGCTTCATCAGCCTCGGCATCGTGCTGGTCGGCGGCCTGCTCGCCTACCTGGCCGCGCAGGTGTCGCTGCTGCTGGCGATCGCGGTCGGTGTGGTGTTCGTGATCGCGCTGCTGCTGCTGGGCGTGTACCAGGCCGCGCTGAGCGGCATCTATTCGGCGGCGCTGTACCGCTATGCCACCCAGGGCGAGGCGCCCCCGGCATTCCGCGGCATGCAACTGGAACACGCGTTCCAGCCGAAGTAA
- the folK gene encoding 2-amino-4-hydroxy-6-hydroxymethyldihydropteridine diphosphokinase, which yields MSKAYLSLGSNREPEQHLRAAIAALREQFGTIVLSEVYRTRAVGFDGGDFLNAAAIVDTALDPFALNAWLHALEDAHGRDRSGPRFGDRTLDIDIVLFDDLVLHGDGHPGSSPGQALQIPRDELKHAFVLRPLAEIAPDVVVPGTARTLAQLWAAHADRATPMESVEL from the coding sequence GTGAGCAAGGCCTACCTCAGCCTCGGCAGCAACCGCGAGCCGGAACAGCACCTGCGCGCCGCCATCGCCGCGCTGCGCGAGCAGTTCGGCACCATCGTGCTGTCGGAGGTCTACCGCACGCGCGCGGTCGGCTTCGACGGCGGCGATTTCCTCAACGCGGCGGCGATCGTCGACACCGCGCTCGATCCGTTTGCGTTGAACGCGTGGCTGCACGCGCTGGAAGATGCGCACGGCCGCGACCGCAGTGGCCCGCGCTTCGGTGACCGCACCCTGGACATCGACATCGTGCTGTTCGACGACCTGGTGCTGCACGGCGACGGCCACCCCGGATCAAGTCCGGGGCAGGCTCTGCAGATCCCGCGCGACGAACTGAAGCACGCCTTCGTGCTGCGACCGCTGGCCGAGATCGCGCCGGACGTGGTGGTGCCCGGCACGGCGCGCACCCTGGCGCAGCTGTGGGCCGCACACGCCGATCGCGCGACGCCGATGGAGAGCGTCGAGCTCTGA
- the folB gene encoding dihydroneopterin aldolase, which yields MDKVFIEALEIEALIGIYDWERRIRQPLLFDVEMSFDNRIPAASDAIADTLNYKAVSKRLIEYVSQSDFGLVETLAERVAAIILDEFGVQHVRLKLSKPGAVRGARAVGVIIERSKP from the coding sequence ATGGACAAGGTCTTCATCGAAGCCCTCGAGATCGAGGCGCTGATCGGCATCTACGACTGGGAGCGCCGCATCCGCCAGCCGCTGCTGTTCGACGTCGAGATGAGCTTCGACAACCGCATCCCCGCGGCCTCCGATGCGATCGCGGACACGCTGAACTACAAGGCGGTGAGCAAGCGCCTAATCGAATACGTGTCACAGTCGGACTTCGGCCTGGTCGAAACGCTGGCCGAACGCGTGGCGGCGATCATCCTCGACGAGTTCGGCGTGCAGCACGTGCGGCTGAAGCTGAGCAAGCCCGGCGCGGTGCGCGGCGCGCGCGCGGTGGGCGTGATCATCGAGCGCAGCAAGCCCTGA
- the tsaD gene encoding tRNA (adenosine(37)-N6)-threonylcarbamoyltransferase complex transferase subunit TsaD, protein MNVLGIETSCDETGVAVYSTGTGGGEPGLRAHAVYSQIALHAEYGGVVPELASRDHVRKLLPLIRQTLAESDLAVADIDGVAYTAGPGLVGALLVGAGVARSLAWALDVPAIGVHHMEGHLLAPLMEDASTRPPFVALLVSGGHTQLVAVEAIGRYRLLGETLDDAAGEAFDKTAKMMDLPYPGGPQLAALAEQGQPGRFKFARPMTDRPGLDFSFSGLKTQVLLAWRDSDRAAQTKADIARAFEDAVVDTLAIKCERALDATGFDTLVIAGGVGANKRLRAKLQALAERRGGRASFPRPMFCTDNGAMIAFAGALRLQAGQHGDASVRVTPRWDMATLPEVA, encoded by the coding sequence ATGAACGTCCTCGGCATCGAAACCAGTTGCGACGAAACCGGCGTCGCCGTGTACAGCACCGGCACGGGCGGCGGCGAACCCGGCCTGCGCGCCCATGCGGTCTACAGTCAGATCGCCCTGCACGCCGAATACGGCGGGGTGGTGCCCGAGCTGGCCAGCCGCGACCACGTGCGCAAGCTGCTGCCGCTGATCCGCCAGACCCTGGCCGAGTCCGACCTGGCGGTCGCCGACATCGACGGCGTCGCCTACACCGCCGGGCCGGGGCTGGTCGGCGCCCTGCTGGTCGGCGCCGGCGTGGCGCGCTCGCTGGCCTGGGCGCTGGACGTGCCGGCGATCGGGGTCCACCACATGGAAGGCCACCTGCTGGCGCCGCTGATGGAGGACGCCAGCACCCGGCCGCCCTTCGTGGCCCTGCTGGTGTCCGGCGGCCACACCCAGCTGGTCGCGGTCGAGGCCATCGGCCGCTACCGCCTGCTCGGCGAGACCCTCGACGACGCCGCCGGCGAGGCCTTCGACAAGACCGCGAAGATGATGGACCTGCCGTACCCCGGTGGCCCGCAGCTGGCGGCATTGGCCGAACAGGGCCAGCCGGGCCGCTTCAAGTTCGCCCGGCCGATGACCGACCGGCCCGGCCTGGATTTCAGTTTCAGTGGCCTGAAGACCCAGGTGCTGCTGGCCTGGCGCGACAGCGACCGCGCAGCGCAGACCAAGGCCGACATTGCCCGCGCCTTCGAGGACGCGGTGGTCGACACCCTGGCGATCAAGTGCGAGCGCGCGCTGGACGCCACCGGCTTCGACACGCTGGTGATCGCCGGCGGCGTCGGCGCCAACAAGCGCCTGCGCGCGAAGCTGCAGGCGCTGGCGGAACGGCGCGGCGGTCGCGCCAGCTTCCCGCGGCCGATGTTCTGCACCGACAACGGCGCGATGATCGCCTTCGCCGGCGCGCTGCGCCTGCAGGCCGGCCAGCACGGCGATGCCTCGGTGCGGGTGACGCCGCGCTGGGACATGGCGACGCTGCCGGAAGTCGCGTAG
- the rpsU gene encoding 30S ribosomal protein S21, giving the protein MPSVKVRENEPFEFALRRFKRTCEKAGVLAETRKREFYEKPTQERKRKAAAAVKRQARRTSRDVTKRQRLY; this is encoded by the coding sequence ATGCCCAGCGTCAAAGTCCGCGAAAACGAGCCCTTCGAGTTTGCGCTCCGCCGCTTCAAGCGCACCTGCGAAAAGGCCGGTGTCCTGGCCGAGACCCGCAAGCGCGAGTTCTACGAGAAGCCGACGCAGGAACGCAAGCGCAAGGCTGCCGCCGCGGTGAAGCGCCAGGCGCGCCGCACCTCGCGCGACGTCACCAAGCGTCAGCGCCTGTACTGA
- a CDS encoding GatB/YqeY domain-containing protein, with protein MSLKQRLTDDMKAAMKGGDKDTLGVIRLINAAIKQREVDERVELDDAGVIAVLEKAVKQRKDSISQYEAAARADLAAIERAEMVVIERYLPEKMGEAEVLAAIEAAIAETGATGPADMGKLMGVLKPKLAGQADMGQVSALVKKRFAG; from the coding sequence ATGTCCCTCAAGCAACGCCTCACCGACGACATGAAGGCCGCCATGAAGGGCGGCGACAAGGACACCCTCGGCGTGATCCGCCTGATCAACGCCGCGATCAAGCAGCGGGAAGTCGACGAGCGCGTCGAGCTGGACGACGCCGGCGTGATCGCCGTGCTGGAAAAGGCGGTCAAGCAGCGCAAGGATTCGATCAGCCAGTACGAGGCCGCCGCCCGCGCCGACCTGGCCGCGATCGAGCGCGCCGAGATGGTGGTGATCGAGCGCTACCTGCCCGAGAAGATGGGCGAGGCCGAGGTCCTGGCCGCGATCGAGGCCGCCATCGCCGAGACCGGCGCGACCGGCCCGGCCGACATGGGCAAGCTGATGGGCGTGCTCAAGCCGAAGCTCGCCGGCCAGGCCGACATGGGCCAGGTGTCGGCGCTGGTGAAGAAGCGCTTCGCCGGCTGA
- a CDS encoding GNAT family N-acetyltransferase, translated as MTALPTDPIATHRPGVTLRAATRDDVALILAFIRELAEYEREPDAVHADETLLASNLFGATPGAEVVIADVDGRPAGFALFFHNFSTWLGRRGLYLEDLFVRPEFRGRGVGQVLMTHLAKLAVERGCGRFEWSVLDWNTPAIDFYRSLGATGMDEWTVQRLTGEALQKLAAQAGS; from the coding sequence ATGACCGCGCTCCCCACCGATCCGATCGCCACCCACCGCCCCGGCGTCACCCTGCGCGCCGCCACGCGCGACGACGTGGCGCTGATCCTCGCCTTCATCCGCGAACTGGCCGAGTACGAGCGCGAGCCCGATGCGGTGCACGCCGACGAAACGCTGCTCGCCAGCAACCTGTTCGGCGCCACGCCGGGCGCGGAAGTGGTGATCGCCGACGTCGACGGCCGCCCCGCGGGCTTCGCCCTGTTCTTCCACAACTTCTCGACCTGGCTCGGCCGCCGCGGCCTGTACCTGGAAGACCTGTTCGTGCGTCCCGAATTCCGCGGCCGCGGCGTCGGCCAGGTGCTGATGACCCATCTCGCCAAGCTCGCGGTCGAACGCGGCTGCGGCCGCTTCGAATGGTCGGTGCTGGACTGGAACACGCCGGCGATCGACTTCTACCGCAGCCTGGGCGCCACCGGCATGGACGAATGGACCGTGCAGCGCCTCACCGGCGAAGCATTGCAGAAGCTGGCAGCACAAGCGGGCAGTTAG